One window of Cohnella hashimotonis genomic DNA carries:
- a CDS encoding SGNH/GDSL hydrolase family protein has protein sequence MRGTGLGDSLGGLSFLRRYGSRLTAAAFPALAANRRQLRTSCREILLFGDSHGWGQGSADYDGRAHYSTHMSFPYNKGFYARLGAHVRDRLEFGTELLFPEGGGESMKLELAGPVRAPGFYGPAAFLDRAREHLGYLAEQHVFGSEVWTLGRVHGTDGEATPAEFRIPLKSPASMLFIGVVADPDGAALEVRIEAPYYYAAPSGYPKLFLVEGGTLTEAAEPVRNSGSGTIVIDTFAPEPQERVYGVDFGMKRKGNVVLRLAGERRENELCEHAASGMSGERRGSRAILRGVIPDLNRVRNFSMGGHTVGQWLGDGTASFNDGPYDHVDELLRYVAFTPTLAVIQAPVVNEYLRQTPIREFEAALEALVLRLNRHLNADGSRRTDVLMFTTLGDRGIAFEGEPSLSISYEDYYEAIRRFCTRGSFGLIEFHRFFEDAVRDELVDVDLLFDDAIHPGPFANEWIAQGLIAAFDLVW, from the coding sequence ATGCGTGGGACAGGCCTAGGAGATTCGCTTGGCGGGCTGTCGTTTCTGCGCCGTTACGGGAGCCGCTTGACGGCTGCCGCATTTCCCGCGTTGGCGGCCAACCGGCGACAGCTTCGAACATCGTGCCGGGAAATCCTGCTATTTGGCGACAGCCACGGCTGGGGGCAAGGAAGCGCCGATTACGACGGACGCGCTCATTATTCGACGCACATGAGCTTCCCGTACAACAAAGGCTTCTATGCCAGGCTGGGCGCTCATGTGAGAGACCGGTTGGAATTCGGTACGGAGCTGCTTTTCCCCGAAGGCGGCGGAGAAAGCATGAAGCTGGAGCTGGCCGGTCCCGTTCGGGCCCCCGGCTTCTATGGTCCCGCGGCGTTCTTGGATCGGGCACGCGAGCATTTGGGGTATTTGGCCGAGCAGCACGTCTTTGGAAGCGAAGTCTGGACACTGGGGAGGGTGCACGGGACAGACGGCGAGGCGACGCCTGCGGAATTCCGCATTCCGCTGAAATCGCCTGCGAGCATGCTGTTCATTGGCGTCGTTGCCGACCCCGACGGAGCGGCGCTGGAGGTGAGAATCGAAGCGCCCTATTACTACGCTGCGCCTTCCGGCTATCCGAAATTGTTTCTGGTAGAGGGAGGAACACTGACGGAAGCGGCCGAGCCCGTCCGTAATAGCGGCTCCGGCACGATCGTCATCGATACGTTTGCGCCCGAACCGCAGGAGCGTGTATACGGCGTCGATTTCGGGATGAAGCGGAAGGGGAATGTCGTTCTCCGTCTGGCCGGCGAACGGCGGGAGAACGAACTTTGCGAACATGCGGCCTCCGGGATGTCCGGCGAACGGCGAGGCAGCAGGGCCATACTGCGGGGGGTCATTCCCGACCTGAATCGCGTTCGCAATTTTTCGATGGGCGGACACACGGTCGGCCAATGGCTCGGCGACGGAACGGCCAGTTTTAACGACGGACCTTACGACCATGTGGACGAGCTGCTCCGCTACGTCGCCTTTACGCCGACGCTTGCCGTCATTCAGGCGCCTGTCGTCAACGAATACTTGAGGCAGACGCCGATCCGCGAGTTCGAAGCCGCGCTGGAGGCGCTCGTGCTGCGGCTGAATCGTCATTTGAACGCCGACGGCAGCCGGCGGACGGATGTGCTGATGTTTACGACGCTCGGCGATCGCGGCATCGCGTTCGAAGGCGAGCCGTCTCTCTCCATCTCCTACGAGGACTATTATGAGGCGATCCGCCGCTTCTGCACGCGGGGCTCATTCGGATTGATTGAATTCCACCGTTTTTTCGAAGATGCGGTCAGGGACGAACTCGTCGATGTCGATCTGCTGTTCGACGACGCCATTCACCCTGGTCCGTTCGCCAATGAATGGATCGCGCAAGGATTGATTGCGGCTTTCGACCTGGTATGGTAA
- a CDS encoding WG repeat-containing protein: protein MNKRLLLLLASVGLVGCFVFLTAAVAPSGTEPLFVIEQNGKYGYMNKNGKIKIKPQFDDAQDFSEGRAVVKKRTNNDSDSKSGYIDEQGKVVIPFNYDLAMDYREGIAAVLTYTQDGGVKTAFIDKSGKTALSIGAYVSFGFSEGRAAIVSHFAGTGTGEMQVGFIDKKGKIIVKPQYDYSIMEGSYFAEGLAAVHKDGRYGFIDKMGIVKIKMQFKAALPFQESLAAVEDSNGKWGFIDKTGRYVVQPQFAQANSFHEGMAPVMKEINGQPLWGYINNKGKWVIPAKYGSADLFSEGLAAVEVQTGQIGKWGYIDKTGSMIVKPQYDYADSFHNGLASVMINDSSTSQWTTDGGKYGYINTKGKYVWKPSK from the coding sequence GTGAATAAGCGATTACTTTTATTGCTGGCGAGCGTCGGTTTGGTCGGTTGTTTTGTCTTCCTGACGGCCGCCGTTGCGCCCAGCGGGACAGAGCCTTTGTTCGTTATCGAACAAAACGGAAAATACGGCTATATGAATAAAAACGGCAAGATCAAGATTAAACCCCAATTCGACGATGCCCAAGACTTTTCTGAGGGGCGCGCGGTTGTGAAGAAACGGACAAACAACGATTCTGATTCGAAATCAGGTTATATCGACGAGCAAGGCAAAGTCGTGATTCCCTTTAACTACGATCTGGCGATGGACTATAGAGAAGGCATTGCCGCCGTACTTACCTATACGCAAGATGGAGGTGTTAAAACGGCATTCATCGATAAAAGCGGAAAGACGGCTTTATCGATTGGCGCATACGTATCTTTCGGATTCTCGGAAGGAAGAGCGGCTATCGTAAGCCATTTTGCGGGTACGGGAACCGGCGAAATGCAAGTAGGCTTTATCGATAAAAAAGGCAAGATCATTGTTAAACCGCAATACGATTACTCCATTATGGAAGGCTCGTATTTTGCGGAAGGCTTGGCTGCCGTTCATAAGGACGGACGTTATGGTTTTATTGACAAGATGGGCATTGTGAAAATAAAAATGCAGTTTAAAGCCGCACTGCCGTTTCAAGAGAGCCTGGCTGCGGTCGAGGATTCGAATGGCAAATGGGGCTTTATCGATAAGACCGGCCGTTATGTCGTTCAGCCGCAGTTTGCTCAAGCGAATTCCTTCCATGAAGGTATGGCCCCGGTGATGAAAGAAATCAACGGTCAGCCATTATGGGGTTATATCAATAATAAAGGCAAGTGGGTTATCCCCGCCAAATACGGCAGCGCCGATCTATTTAGCGAAGGGCTGGCAGCTGTCGAAGTTCAAACGGGTCAAATCGGGAAGTGGGGCTACATCGACAAGACCGGATCCATGATTGTCAAGCCTCAATATGACTACGCGGACTCGTTTCACAATGGGTTAGCCAGTGTCATGATTAACGATTCTTCCACGTCACAATGGACGACCGACGGCGGAAAATACGGATATATTAATACAAAGGGAAAGTATGTTTGGAAGCCGAGCAAATGA
- a CDS encoding response regulator transcription factor, with protein sequence MNRLLIVDDVAIIVDSLFELMDELPGLELECYKAYSAVEALELLNRVRIDIVLTDIKMPEMNGLELLDRIRLLWPRCKVVFLTSYNEFDYAKQAIASGGFDYLLKTEDDDKIVGAIRRAAEALNEEAEMAHLLEEARRQLEASRPTLQKAFFLELLHGRWTEEERLAERLDELGSPLSADKPLYLLVGRVDEWSPAERYDDRMLLLLAVQRIMAELVGVRLRLFALPYDSAKIVWLMQPTGDGGILPFLAETLESVQSACRRTLQRPVSFMLGERAIAWSDAADSFRRLNRRMGWGIGLRPGMLLTETQTGADIVAPDGEADAERPRFRFDGLAELSALLENNRKDLFFPAMRELAASASAGSPEERMALRFGLRALLMTYDFGGFPEAGSVGARQPDGVHDPDEPGWEEELADFAEQAERLFERRRQGQAERESEVLATIHRHIDDHLGDDISLNRLADLVQLHPSYLSRLYKEMTGRGLYDYISERRLAAARKYLRQSSLKVHEIAAALGYNSSFAFARFFKSQTGVTPQEYRQFPDGSASKQ encoded by the coding sequence TTGAACCGACTGCTGATCGTCGACGACGTCGCCATTATCGTGGACAGCCTGTTCGAGCTGATGGACGAGCTGCCAGGACTGGAGCTGGAATGCTACAAGGCCTATTCGGCTGTCGAGGCGCTAGAGCTGCTGAACCGGGTTCGTATCGATATCGTGCTTACCGACATCAAAATGCCGGAGATGAACGGCCTGGAGCTGCTGGATCGTATCCGCCTCCTTTGGCCGCGCTGCAAGGTCGTCTTTTTGACCAGCTATAACGAATTCGACTATGCGAAGCAGGCGATTGCGTCCGGCGGCTTCGACTATTTGCTGAAGACGGAGGACGACGACAAGATCGTCGGCGCCATCCGCCGAGCTGCGGAAGCGCTGAACGAGGAAGCGGAAATGGCGCATCTGCTCGAGGAAGCCAGACGACAGCTGGAAGCGTCAAGGCCGACGCTGCAAAAGGCGTTCTTCCTTGAATTGCTTCACGGCCGGTGGACGGAGGAGGAACGGCTGGCGGAGCGGTTGGATGAGCTTGGTTCGCCGCTGTCGGCGGACAAGCCGCTGTACTTGCTGGTCGGCCGCGTCGACGAATGGTCGCCTGCCGAGCGTTACGATGACCGCATGCTGCTGCTGCTGGCTGTCCAGCGCATTATGGCTGAGCTTGTGGGAGTGCGACTTCGCCTGTTTGCCCTGCCGTACGATTCCGCCAAGATCGTCTGGTTAATGCAGCCGACGGGGGACGGCGGCATCCTGCCTTTTCTGGCGGAAACGCTGGAGTCGGTTCAGTCGGCTTGCCGCCGGACGCTGCAGCGACCTGTATCCTTTATGCTCGGCGAGCGAGCGATCGCCTGGAGCGATGCGGCCGACAGCTTCCGGCGGCTGAACCGGCGGATGGGCTGGGGCATAGGTCTGCGTCCGGGCATGCTGCTGACCGAGACGCAGACCGGCGCCGACATCGTCGCGCCGGATGGCGAAGCGGATGCGGAGCGGCCGCGCTTTCGCTTCGACGGACTGGCGGAGCTGTCCGCGCTGCTCGAAAACAACCGCAAGGATCTCTTCTTCCCTGCGATGCGGGAGCTGGCGGCATCCGCGTCGGCGGGCAGCCCCGAGGAGCGAATGGCGCTCCGCTTCGGCCTGCGGGCACTGCTGATGACCTACGACTTCGGCGGCTTCCCCGAGGCGGGCAGCGTCGGCGCCCGTCAGCCTGACGGCGTGCACGATCCCGACGAGCCGGGCTGGGAAGAGGAGCTGGCCGACTTCGCCGAGCAGGCGGAGCGGCTGTTCGAGCGGCGGCGGCAAGGGCAGGCGGAGCGGGAATCGGAGGTGCTGGCGACGATCCATCGTCATATCGACGACCATCTGGGCGACGATATCTCGCTGAACCGGCTCGCCGATCTCGTTCAATTGCACCCTTCGTATTTATCCCGGCTTTACAAAGAAATGACCGGCCGCGGGCTGTACGATTACATATCGGAGCGACGTCTTGCGGCGGCGCGCAAATATTTGCGCCAGAGCTCGCTGAAGGTCCACGAGATCGCGGCGGCGCTCGGCTACAATTCTTCGTTTGCCTTCGCGCGCTTTTTCAAAAGCCAGACGGGCGTTACGCCTCAGGAATATCGTCAATTCCCGGACGGCTCCGCAAGTAAACAATAG
- the rarD gene encoding EamA family transporter RarD encodes MNNGLVNAVIAYIMWGVLPLYWKLFNDVPAGEILSHRVVWSFVFMGILVAFQRRWGDIKRIATSRALLLPLAASGLLIAANWLIFIWAVNNGHVVETSLGYYLNPLLNVLLAVVFLREKPNRGQWLAIAIAGAAVLIIAFDYGRFPWVAISLAASFGLYGFAKKKIRQDASVGLLSETAVVLPVALGYWIYLAAAGKTTAWTLPAATFVELLLSGVVTALPLLFFARAAARMSLSTLGFVQYIGPTIMLLLSVLVFKESVSPVLLVGFALIWTALFVYAAASMRGASLAKAG; translated from the coding sequence ATGAACAACGGGTTGGTCAACGCGGTAATCGCGTATATCATGTGGGGCGTTCTCCCGCTTTATTGGAAGCTGTTTAACGACGTGCCGGCGGGCGAGATTTTGTCTCATCGCGTGGTCTGGTCGTTCGTTTTTATGGGCATTCTCGTTGCCTTTCAGCGCCGCTGGGGCGATATCAAGCGAATTGCGACCAGCCGCGCGCTCTTGCTTCCACTCGCAGCAAGCGGACTGCTGATCGCTGCCAATTGGCTCATCTTCATCTGGGCGGTCAACAACGGCCATGTCGTCGAGACGAGTCTCGGCTACTATTTAAATCCGTTGCTGAACGTGCTGCTGGCGGTCGTGTTCCTTCGCGAGAAGCCGAACCGCGGCCAGTGGCTGGCGATCGCCATCGCCGGCGCCGCGGTTCTCATCATCGCGTTCGACTACGGGCGGTTCCCGTGGGTCGCCATCTCATTGGCCGCGTCATTCGGTTTGTACGGCTTCGCGAAGAAAAAAATCCGGCAGGACGCGTCGGTAGGCCTGTTGTCGGAGACGGCCGTCGTCCTGCCCGTAGCGCTCGGCTATTGGATCTACTTGGCCGCGGCGGGCAAGACGACGGCCTGGACGCTGCCTGCGGCTACGTTCGTCGAGCTGCTTCTGTCCGGCGTGGTCACGGCGCTTCCGCTGCTCTTCTTCGCGCGGGCTGCCGCCCGGATGTCGCTGTCCACGCTAGGTTTCGTCCAATACATCGGACCGACGATCATGCTGCTGCTGAGTGTGCTCGTGTTCAAAGAGTCGGTCTCGCCGGTGCTGCTCGTCGGCTTCGCGCTGATCTGGACGGCATTATTCGTTTACGCTGCAGCGTCGATGCGCGGCGCATCGCTTGCGAAAGCGGGCTGA
- a CDS encoding sensor histidine kinase, whose protein sequence is MKPGTLFSSIFTRLLLTFLIVITPLYAMTLLMNRMGAEQNKREIANSLSSKVRAYTDGLELEVQRIVELEQDYIVDEDLLELSMAAAEMSDYERNRAVLNLQKRLKVMRASSPYIADVRLFVPVMNRTISALHYDTTIDMAQFQTFRQPANAKTLLLQDGRLYVSLSYGSLPSDGPTRTMFVIVAEMSSVRIGEAMDRAFDTDGGQAGASLLIDGESGTVVLGGEATTAAASEWSAASRLIADVRWWNQDGAARTETEWGEGRLTVADYSPYLGKAIVAVLPESRVVGPLKLYERWFLLFSLIAAVVILLFSMRIYRLIHRPLVKLGFAFRRVEDGSLNFTIQHRKRDEFGYLYASFNDMVGRLDNLIQDVYKAKIRFQQSELKRLQSQINPHFLFNNHFILSRLIKSQNYETAERFSRYIGEYLQFITRDAAEEMTLEREVAHALVYIELQTFSFASRVAVDVGPLPESARQLLVPRLILQPIIENAYKYTFERKIAGGRLGIRFEAEEEGLVRILIEDSGDSLDDVAIEELNRRLTVSPDDAAESTGLVNIHQRIRIRLGPPSGLRFGRSSLGGLLVELTLKQTKGEEPS, encoded by the coding sequence ATGAAACCGGGCACCCTGTTTTCTTCCATTTTTACGCGGCTGCTGCTGACTTTCCTGATCGTCATTACGCCGCTCTATGCGATGACGCTGTTGATGAACCGGATGGGCGCGGAGCAGAACAAGCGGGAAATCGCCAATTCGCTGTCGTCGAAGGTACGGGCCTATACGGACGGTCTGGAGCTTGAGGTACAGCGGATCGTCGAATTGGAGCAGGATTATATCGTGGACGAGGATCTGCTGGAGCTGAGCATGGCGGCCGCGGAAATGAGCGATTACGAGCGGAACCGGGCGGTGCTCAATCTGCAGAAGCGGCTCAAGGTGATGCGCGCGTCGAGCCCGTATATCGCCGATGTCCGTCTGTTCGTTCCGGTCATGAACCGGACCATCTCGGCGCTGCATTACGACACGACGATCGATATGGCGCAATTCCAGACGTTCCGGCAGCCAGCCAATGCCAAGACGCTGCTGCTTCAGGACGGGCGGCTGTATGTCAGCCTGTCCTACGGCAGCCTGCCAAGCGACGGACCAACAAGAACGATGTTCGTGATTGTCGCGGAAATGTCGTCGGTCCGCATCGGTGAAGCGATGGACCGTGCATTCGATACGGATGGCGGTCAGGCTGGCGCGAGTCTGCTGATCGACGGCGAGTCGGGTACGGTCGTCCTGGGGGGCGAAGCGACCACAGCCGCAGCGTCCGAATGGAGCGCGGCAAGCCGGTTGATCGCGGATGTACGCTGGTGGAACCAGGACGGCGCCGCCCGGACGGAAACGGAGTGGGGGGAAGGCCGTCTGACCGTCGCCGATTATTCGCCCTATTTGGGCAAAGCGATCGTCGCCGTCCTTCCCGAGTCGCGGGTCGTCGGTCCGTTGAAGCTCTACGAACGCTGGTTCTTGCTGTTTTCTCTCATTGCCGCCGTCGTCATCCTTTTGTTCTCGATGCGCATCTATCGGCTCATTCACAGGCCGCTCGTCAAGCTCGGCTTCGCATTCCGAAGGGTGGAGGACGGCTCGTTGAACTTTACGATCCAGCATCGGAAAAGGGACGAATTCGGCTACTTGTACGCCTCTTTTAATGACATGGTCGGCCGCCTGGACAATCTGATCCAGGATGTATATAAGGCAAAAATACGATTTCAGCAGTCGGAGCTCAAGCGGCTGCAGTCGCAGATCAATCCTCACTTTCTGTTCAACAACCACTTCATTTTATCCCGATTGATCAAGTCGCAAAATTACGAGACCGCCGAGCGCTTCTCCCGATATATAGGCGAATATTTGCAATTCATCACGCGCGACGCGGCCGAGGAGATGACGCTGGAGCGGGAAGTGGCGCATGCGCTCGTCTATATCGAGCTGCAGACGTTCAGCTTCGCCTCCAGGGTGGCCGTCGACGTCGGTCCGCTGCCCGAGTCGGCGAGACAGCTGCTCGTGCCGCGACTTATATTGCAGCCGATTATCGAGAACGCCTACAAATATACGTTCGAGCGCAAAATTGCGGGCGGGCGGCTCGGCATTCGTTTTGAGGCGGAGGAGGAGGGCCTCGTCCGCATCTTGATAGAGGACAGCGGCGATTCGTTGGACGACGTCGCGATCGAGGAGCTGAACCGGCGGCTCACCGTATCGCCGGACGATGCGGCGGAGAGCACCGGCCTCGTCAATATCCATCAGCGGATCCGCATCCGTCTCGGCCCGCCATCGGGCTTGCGCTTCGGGCGAAGTTCGCTCGGCGGCCTGTTGGTGGAGCTGACGCTAAAGCAGACGAAGGGAGAGGAGCCATCTTGA